One genomic window of Fusarium fujikuroi IMI 58289 draft genome, chromosome FFUJ_chr01 includes the following:
- a CDS encoding related to arginase, with the protein MSPAESITVLCSPHHLGIEDVAVGAGPKALLYAGFVDAIRNLGVTVNVHEIDPIDDFDGDISRLFEVLRRTSLGVANIARSGEFPIILAGNCSTTVGVQAGLTAALGKIPSCIWFDAHDDFNTPDVLKSGYLDSMPVAMMAGLCWKTLLTSIEGFEAMDLKQNLVHCGMRDVTDLERSRVEEAGFPVIWGDLNHHVDFEGELGKVLDEKKFDQTMVHLDLDALDISVGIVNKFSAHGGLLEDDLEKCFKMIPSKTKPVSLTIASFDPSQDVQGTIEPVAIKGVVAFVQGLISQGFLKKTSD; encoded by the coding sequence ATGTCTCCCGCAGAATCCATAACTGTTCTCTGTTCTCCACATCACCTTGGTATCGAAGATGTTGCCGTCGGTGCTGGACCAAAAGCGCTCCTCTATGCCGGCTTCGTCGACGCAATTCGAAACCTCGGCGTGACTGTCAACGTGCACGAGATCGATCCTATCGATGACTTTGACGGTGATATCAGTCGACTCTTCGAGGTTTTGCGTCGCACTTCCCTAGGTGTAGCCAATATCGCTCGCTCGGGTGAGTTCCCTATCATTTTGGCTGGTAACTGTTCCACCACTGTCGGTGTTCAAGCCGGTTTAACGGCTGCGCTTGGGAAAATACCTTCTTGTATTTGGTTCGACGCCCACGACGACTTCAACACGCCTGATGTTCTTAAGAGTGGATATCTTGACTCAATGCcagttgccatgatggcaggTCTGTGCTGGAAGACTCTCTTGACTAGCATCGAGGGATTCGAGGCCATGGATCTCAAGCAAAACCTTGTGCACTGCGGCATGCGAGATGTGACAGACCTTGAGCGCTCTCGAGTCGAGGAGGCTGGATTCCCCGTCATTTGGGGAGATTTAAATCATCATGTTGACTTTGAGGGTGAGCTTGGCAAGGtccttgatgagaagaagtttgaTCAGACTATGGTGCACTTGGATCTTGACGCTCTCGACATTTCTGTCGGTATTGTCAACAAGTTTTCTGCGCATGGTGGATTGCTGGAAGATGATCTGGAGAAATGCTTCAAGATGATCCcgtcaaagacaaagccgGTATCGTTGACGATTGCATCATTTGACCCTTCACAAGATGTACAGGGAACCATTGAACCTGTCGCTATTAAAGGGGTCGTTGCTTTCGTTCAGGGCTTGATTTCACAAGGGTTTCTTAAGAAGACCTCGgattaa